A segment of the Coffea arabica cultivar ET-39 chromosome 8c, Coffea Arabica ET-39 HiFi, whole genome shotgun sequence genome:
GTGTACCAATCAAATGCATTGTCCTTCAAGGACCGAACAAACTGTTTGACTAGCAGGTCACCATAAGTTCCAACATTATTGCAGGTCTCGATGAAATGGGTCACATGTTGTTTTGGACTATCTTTTCCATCGAACTGTTGAAACTTAGATGGTTGATATCTAGCAGGTATTGCTAGGTTGTCAATTCTAGCAGTGTAAGGCTTGCAGTAGGTAAAGTTTGACTTTGAACCACcctcatttttgtctttaaTCATGTCTTTAACAAGTTTCTTCAGTTGTTCCACGGGGATAGTTCCATCGGCGGTCACATATACTTCCTTCACCTTATCCTTGCCTTTAGATAAGGGAATTTCATGCTCTTGGTGCTCCTTAGGTTTCGCATGGCTTCCTTCAAGAGTGTGATCTTTTTGGGTAAGCAGTTGATCGATAAGAGCATCTTGGTCCTTGATGTGTTTCATCATGATTTCCATCATTTTGGACATGTTCGAAACTTGTTTTTCGAGATTTAAAGTGTTTGTCATCATAGCAGGCATTGCAGCAGAAGAAGCAGCAGAATCTTTAATAGAAAATCTTGATTGAAGAGTTTCATGGGAAGAGGCTAATCCGGTGCTTGATGAATCATCATCATGCTTAGAAAATTTGGATTCGGATCCAAATTCGAGCATGGCAAGAACCTTCTCAATCGAGACAGAAACGTCTTCGATCCCCACCGTGGAAGAATAGCTCATTGATGATGTTGAACCAAAGACGGAAGTTGACATCGATAGAACTTCCATGCTACTTTGGGTGGAGGTTCTCGTCATACTCCTTGTCACAGGACCAATAGCTCGGGTATTGGTGGCAACATGTGCAGCTTCCAGAACAGGCTTAGCATCAGTAGCCTTGTAACGTGCAATCATGATTTTGTTGTTCTTTGGTGCCATTGGCGATATATatagttgaatatttgaagaGAAGAGATGGAAGGCAGAGATGGTCCCATCGGACGTGCCAAAAATTTGTATGCGattaaaatttcaagtctgcaaaagacaagaaaaaagaaatacaagacaaatatgtaatatataaatttgaaaaaaatatatgggTACAATCTGTGAAATTTTCTCGAACTTATAGAGAGCTTCTTCGATTCTTCTTCTCGAACGTCAATCCAAGGGTTTCacagcttgttcttggatcaaCCATCGACTCCTccaaatcttgatatggaagatttgaagaacttgaaaatatttgaaggtTTAAGCCTTGATATATGGAAGACTTGAAGAGTTTGATGACCCAGACCTTCGTAGCTGGGAGTTTCAATACTTGAGCGTATGAGATGCCTCTAAATGTGTCTCTGTGTGTCCCTTGATTTGATAGAGAGACCCCTATTTATAACTATAGTATGAGGTAGAGGTTGAAAACCTGTATACTACTTTACTTGCAAGACGTGCAGTCATATTAGAACTGTGCCAGCTTAaatattatctatttattttgtatttattaataaagagataataccAATAAGTAGTCTCTTGATTGGCCAAACTTGTAGGGACTTATGACGTGGCGTCGTTTGATTGGACAAAttattgcagtatataagaaatatactTAGATTAAATAACActaaatattatccctttaataagaaataaatatttagatatttatccaatagacatgtgatatgatatgatttggttggtggagttatccctgcaatttgaattgatttggaacaCCTCAACTTGACACATGGCGAAatgtaattggccatttaatAACCAATCTTTATAGGTGTATATGGCATATGGCAATATccaattggataaaaataatgTATAGACCGATggtaatttttgcaatttaattaaaattccattgtctaTACTAACAAATTAGCCTAACAAATAGTCTAATTCCAAATTCTAAAACCAAGTAATTCCATCATCATAGTTATAAAATTACTTTTCCCAAAACATGCATTTAATTCTGAAGATTCGTTCCATCCTCCATAAATATTCTCATCATATGATTCCATGAAATGGTCAAACTCACAATCAAATGCCCTTATGTTTGCATAATTTTCAACATAAGATACTATGGTTTGATTCCATATAAGTGGTTCAACTCCTACTATATGAGCCACATTATGGCTTTGAAGAAAATCCTTAAGGGAGATTTAGGCATGGATGGGATTAATTGAGTTTAAGAGAAGAAAGACAGCATTATAACTATAGAGATCTTCAAGAAATTtattttgccaaaaaccaaaATTCTATTTACAACTAATCACACCATAACTTCAAACCTAATGTTCACACCttctcaaaacaaaataatatagtctaccatcaaatcttcaaacatGTTAACATCTTAAATACAGAGAAGAAACTCTATCTTTATAGCAAAATCATAACTTAAAACATATTTATGTATATAGTACGTACACCTAGCATTTCTTTGGATCCATCATGAGCACTATGTTAACATGTATGTGGCTCATATCGCACGTACACCTAGCATTTCTTTGGATCTTATCGCACGTACTatgttgggtttgtgtgaatcgactccgtagtcctggcgagagctggacaggcggttcgctgaaccctttggtttgccttagggtgagatggggctgtcacatttttGTTATCAGACGTGTGTGAATATTTTAATATCTGAactcattaaatttaaatattaaattaaattatcaaacATGGCCTTAATCTTtaacctatttatactgtttcatAAATATCCATAACTAAATGCTCAATGAGCTAAATTGTATAATTTTGACCTTctatcttttcatccaaaaaagaaatagaacctatgatttagttaacttaaaattgttaggtgtgaaaataataataattatttttaaatcaaattaatataaaagatgaagtATATTATGAAAAACATTACAATCCAATACAAAAAAGTGAGAGgcaaaaaacaacaaaattatgaAGGAGTAGAAAGTGGAAAGTGATAAAATTATATGACAGAGTAAAAGGATGTGTTGAGTATGAAGAGGCTATAAAAGTCATTAAATAGGAAGAGAAGGGAAGTATAAAGCCATTAGACAGAGAATATtagattgtttaattagataaggattttgaacataattaacaaacaatagTAAATTtgatagataaaaaaaaaggtagttgaaataaatatattgatTCTAATCAGAATAAAGTATTCAGTtacgattcttgtgctgaaaaaaatgcACACAAGTTCACTTTAAcatatgaatttttatttatcaaataccCAAAACTTCCGAATGTCTGAAAAGATTCGCTTTCAGCactttttatgttatcaaataAACCCAATCTTACTATGCATTTTTACGTTATATATAAATTGAGAATGATATATGTCATTTCCTATGGTTATTGAATTAtttattctttaataaatttgatttaTGTTGTCCGATTGGTATATAATAGTTAAATATTCAAATCCCTATACAACACGTACATAGGTTGGTACAAACCCAACCTTGATTGGAAGAACTCGTAAACCACACATCCGGATCTAGATGAATTACTAGAGTTTGAATAGCGGAAGAAACCCTTAGACCCAACTAACCCTCGAGTTGTGAACTTATTGATATAATCTCAACCCATAATGAACGAATTAGAGAACCTGGTTTTGGTATAAGACACCACAATCAAGTGCGTTTCTTGATTGATAAAGTCAACGAACACTAGAGCCTAACTCTAAATATTCAAAAGAAACTTGCAACAAGCcttaaagagaaaaaaaaaactgtcaaTTTTCATCCATGGAATTTCAGTCCCCTATTTCTGAAATAACGTAGCCTTTAAATAGGGTTTACaacaaatgaaaccctaatcctaattgaatttggaaaattAATTGACTAAGGCCTAGCCGATCCTAAAATTCTATTTGTCTTAGGACTCTTAAACAACTTAAGAAACAACTAAGTGACTAAACTTTGCTCAACATGAGCAAGTCACAAATTATTCCTAATTAAGACAACTAAACGACAAAACATTAAAACCATAAACTCTAACTAACGATTGTAAGAATCAATTATCTACTAAGCTTCATTCGACCAActaaattcggccaactaaaCTAAGATCAAGGATCCGAATTAATGAAGGCTTCATCAAGAGGTTTCACCTTCACGTCTTTCCACTTGAATAACTGAGAATTCCTTGATCAGCTTGCTTGACTATGAACACTAGCTTCAACAACAAGCGAATCACCTTGAACAAGaatagaggaaataacttcaactTCAACACTTGAACTTGAGTCTTGGATTGCATCATAAGTTCAAATGTTCAAACCCTTccttaaattattttatatcaCTTGTAGTTCGTGCATAGCACGGATATAATACTAGTTTAATAAAAGTTAATATTTCATATACTGATAGTACTGACTGTGTACGCACCATTATGCATGGTTAGATGCACAGTACTTGTAAAATTTGGATTTCAGatttaaatttatattaatTGGTATGCATCCAATGGTAATAGTGTCTATACTATTAACATATAGAAAATTATTATTGAGTCAATCACTCATTATCTGCTAGCAGCACTTACTATTGGGGAATGTCACTCTTCCTTCTACAGAGTACCAATTTTACACTAATggagaaaaaatagagaattaATTGGACTTTGTAGAATGAATCTATTGATGtaaaaaaataactttttcATGATTGCACAAAGTTAGTTATGTCATGCTACCCTTTGTGTGAAATAAGCAGTCCATGAAAACATAATGCATACAGATTATTTCGAGCTTGCTTATATGAAGAAAATTGTTAATACAATTTCACCAAGCTGGAAAAAGTTTCATCAACGAACACATAAATAAAGTAATATATAAAAGATCGATGAacataaaaagaaaagttttatcTAGCTTGTGTTTATTACTTTATCAAAAGGTTcatagatgatttttttttttttttttgtagtttggAAGAAATGCATTAACTATTTTCTTCAAATAAGCAAACATGTATCAATAGTGAACCAATGAGGTTTAGTTTGCCATCAGCTTCTATTTTTGTCATTTAGTTGAACAATAGCCATTGAAACAATATTCACATGGTTATTGGTTAGTAGGTGTGGGCAAAAACACCCGTTGACCCACTAATCCATGGAACTCGTTTCGATTCATTTCAAAAATTAGGGTACCTGATCTACTTTTTTTGTTCGGGACAAAGGAGGGTTGGGTATCCACTAAAAAGCAAGGCAGATTTGGGTTATAAGTTTGAGAACTGCGGGtgtgcacacacacacacaaaatatCATTTTTAGATATAActtaacaatttcatttagcAAATTGTATACCAATTACGGGGTAAATTGAATATAAAATTTTTACAAGATTGATTTGGAAAATTCATGACCttaattttttggaataaagTTTAATTGTTCTAGAAAATTTATATAATTCTTATCACACTCTTTtcacatttttatcttattAAAATAATTACTCCTAATGTTAAAATTTCATGTTTCTCTCAAAAGTATATGATTAAGAACCTTGAAGTTGAAGAACGAATAGAAAGTTTTATTAATTCATAACGGAGTTTGtttaacaaattttaatataattttattggttttggatttatttttaaattattttgccAGCTTCTttgcatgaaaaattttattttattttatgtatttGTTGATGCTCAGATGAAGATGTGAAATACAAAGATCAAATTAGTACATCattctttatttaaaaaaaaaattaaatgatgaaAGGGCACGATGTGTACCCGGTGATTTGGGTGATATGAGGGGTTGGTAAATGTTAGAAAATAGTTAATTTGCAAGGTGCAGTGTGAATCAATCAAATGCTTTATCAAGTGGGTACCCAACCCGTGCCTATCCTTAATTAGTGGGTGTGACTCAACCGATAAGTTGCTTATAATTAAATTTGGGAAAGAAAATGATATGTTTAAAAATGCATGGGATCAATTTGTATCCTTTTAAATGCGGGGATAAAAGTAAACATTTTCTAAAATTTGAGGGACGAAATTATTGATTTCCTTTATAGTTTTGGTGGGAAAGAATTTGATTTTCCCATTCAGCCCTTGGAATAATAAGTACTTGGTTGGACCGTGCCATTCTTCACTGAAAACTTGAGCGGAACGGTTTCTAAGACAAAACAGGTACGTTTTTTGGATGTGATAGATTATTTGCTTCATTTCGAGTTTAaagcgcaaaaaaaaaaaaaaaaaagaaaaaaaaaagtgaaggacaaaatacatcatttttttttgtctaaatcacaatttcaaaagtctAGGCACTAGGCACAAATAGATACTATAACATTATTATGAGAAAGGACTCTGTGCGATTGGGTTTTTATATTGTTTAGTCCAGTTATTATACTTTTTACATTATTTggtatataattatattgtaTTGTTGtatttcaaaataaaagtagtatatatgaataaaatactTGACATATATTCGATACAACagtataatatatttatacaccAAAAATTCGATCCGATTATTATACTTTTTATATTATTTGATACATAATTACGTTATATTATTGTATTCGAAATAAAAGtgatatatatgaataaaatgcTCGACATATATTCGGAACAACATATTATAATAGATTTATATACCAAAAATTTGAACACGACAACAATCAATCGGATAGAATcgcatcaaacacaaccacatTGAATCCTTGTCCCAGAAGTCAAGCcagtaccaaagggtttgggtCACTCTCCCCCAGTAGGAGTTAAGCCTAAATTTTGGTACCACCACATTGTTCAGATTATATGGATTTGAATTGATCCAATGGTGTACCTAAATATATGTGGAAATTTCAAAGAAGCTGCAGGAACTTTCTATCTTCTTACTTGAGTGAGGTGCTTAGTATAACATAAACttatttccttcttatttcGCCTCACCATTGTGTTACATTTTGCATAAGTTTCTGTTTCTTACTAAAgcaaatttttctttaaaaagtcCCATAATTACTCTTCTTTACCTTTTCGCAAGACCCACAAATTGCTTGCCatacaaaattccaaaaatATCATTTGGTTGAAGTTATATTATCATTTCTTACATTGTACTCCAAAAATCAATTAATCATCATAAAGATTGCCTTAATTGATAGATATTAGTTGGAGGAACAATCATGACCCTTTATTCTGTGTTGGATAATGCTTACTAAAATTCCTTCCTCGGACATACCTTCCTTAAGTTTTACCCAAGAAACCCAACCCACATGTGCCTGTGCTGCTTTGCATTACTTTCTTCCTCCCTTATACCAACCCAATAAACCAATGGAGCGGTTAAGGACTTTGGAGTTTGACCTGTTCAATGCCAACTGAGAAAAGATTACCATTCTGATGCAAAAGATAAGCCCCACAAAAAACTTCCACAAACCTTCCATAACAAAAAACTGTCTAAATACACTCAAGAATGGTGCTTTATTTTCCAAGCACTGAACAGTTTGAAGGATTTTTCTCCATCAAAAGTCCCAAAATCCTCATCCTCAAGGCAAGAAGACTTGGGGACCAACCGGCCACAATTCCCGGACAAGATTGGCAGTTTGGCACGAGCAAGAGCATAGAAGAATATCAAacaactcttcttcttcttcttcctcttcttcttcttctttccgaATATCCCCTTTGAGAAAACATCAAGGCTTCTTGACTTCTTCTCTTTGGTTTTGTCTGCTCTTTCCCCACTTGAATACAATTACAACCCCTGTccaaaagttcaagaaaattggAAACGCACAGTCACATACTGGCTCATCATGGTTAATATGGAAAGACACCACTGCAGCTATGCAGTAATACTATTGCTTTCCCTTATCATCATCCTTGGCctcatctctttttctttgtgtTTTGCTGCTGAATTCAAGAGATCAAAGGTATGGTTTATGTGAAATTGTACATATCCATTTCAAAATTGTTTTTGTGTATGTGGATTTTCTCAATTCTGTTTTGTGTTTTTCTGGTGTAGAAAGAGGACCTTAGATTTAATGGGAAGCTTTGTTACTTAGCAGGAAGTCAAGGATTTGATTTGGGAGTTGCAGCCTTAGTGTTTCTGTTCATTGCTCAAATCATTGGAAACCTTCTTGTTTGCTGCAAGTTTTGGTCAAGAAGCCATGAAAGAGGCTGCAAGACAAAGCAACCAAAGATAGTCATCATTTCTTTAGTTCTTTCATGGTACATTACTTCATCTCCATTCACAAAATCCCATCCCCCAGAATTTGAGATTTTCTCTGTGAATCATTACATGTATCAATTATATGACTAAGTAataatctggaattttattttacttttgccTTTTCTTTAACTATGATTCGACATATATCTAAAAAACTCGAGTAGTCAAAGCTTTATTTCTTAGTCTTGAATGAGGGCTGGGTTCTCACTCCCTAATAAACTTCTTATATTTGGTTTTTGGGGGCACAATAAAATATGAAAACAGCTCCACATGGGAACAGATAATTTGTCACCAAATCAACAATTTAATGATTCTGTTGACAAATCCAATGGACAAGAACCTACGAACGTGGACAGCTATAAGGATATAAAGTTTAAATTTCATAGTTAGCATCAAGAAGAAACCTTTGTCATCCCTcctagttttatttattttttggattattaataaaattaggACTGACATCCCTCCCCGTATGTGAGATGAGATttgtccaaaaaaataaaaagaaacctTAGTTACCATGAGATTTatcttgaatatatatatatatattaatagcACTCCTACCATTTTAGAAGTTCATTAATTAATTGGCGTGCGCAGGATCAGCTTTGGAGTCACTATTATATTATTAGGTGCAGCTGCCAGCATGAGTAAGAGTCAACCCTATGGAGAAGGATGGTTAGATGGGGAATGCTACGTTGTTAAGGATGGAATTTTTCTTGGCTCAgcaattttgattttgattacTTTAGGTACAACAATTTCTTCGATTATCATTACAATAAGAAGGAGACAAGCCGAAAAAGAAGGCAGAAAAGTGCATGCACAAGCCGAATCTGCCTAGCAAaataatagattttttttttttgaaaattcttttttctgttttaaaacAAGTGCTAGAGAAAGGAGTATACTTCCCTTCCCCTAATAAGGGCGAGAATTTCCATTGaaacgcaaaaaaaaaatttaaattaaatccATTACTTCTAAATTGACAGTgacaaaagctgaaatttagTACACTATGTGGAgttgtattttttaattatatttcatATTGTATGCCATGCTTATAATATAGAATTGTAAAAAAAGATATATGAAAGGGCAGTTACAAAATAGACAAATACCACCGTCAAATAGTTCTTAGCAATATTAGTAATATGTAACTGTGCTATTATATATTATAGATTATTATTGTGCAGAATTTACATTAAACCTTTAattaagaaaagagaaaagtgtGACAAGGGACAAGTCTCAAGCATAAACTACCATATATTGCTGGAAACCTTTGATGCCCGGATTTGGCGTGAATATTAGGTAGGGTGGACCTAGTGGAGAGTCTACCTTTGCTTGATGTTAGAGTCACCGGCTTGTAATCAGCTGGTGCCCACCAAAGTAAGCAACTTCTCCATAATTTCCTTTGGAATAACTTGAAAACCATTCAATCATAATGGGActtgacaaattggaagaggaaGGGATAAGGAATAAAGATAAACTCACTTCCCACCAGAGACTTTCTATGTCCTACCATGAGAATAAGATGAAGTATTCCTAGAGCAAGTAAACTGTGAAATACTTGCTCAGTTGTATTTCTCTTTGTCAATTAGCAACCCTCTGTTTGGATtgactattttttcaaaaataaatttttcaaatataatgttacagtaatacacaataactcaaaaaatatATCATCTATACGAT
Coding sequences within it:
- the LOC113706414 gene encoding protein MODIFYING WALL LIGNIN-2-like — protein: MVNMERHHCSYAVILLLSLIIILGLISFSLCFAAEFKRSKKEDLRFNGKLCYLAGSQGFDLGVAALVFLFIAQIIGNLLVCCKFWSRSHERGCKTKQPKIVIISLVLSWISFGVTIILLGAAASMSKSQPYGEGWLDGECYVVKDGIFLGSAILILITLGTTISSIIITIRRRQAEKEGRKVHAQAESA